From the genome of Reinekea thalattae:
GGCCTATTTGGTTTCAAAAGCGATTCGCTCATCCAAGGTTGTCGCCTTTGCTGATCTCGGCATGGAAGCCATTTATGAATTTGAACTGGACGAAATGCCGGTGACTGTCGCAGTCGATAGCAACGGTGAATCGGTGCATCAAACCGGGCCAAAAGAATGGGCCGTTAAGATTGCAGCCGCCAATGTTTAATAGCCTAAGCTGAATAAAAGGGCTCGATTAAAAAAACATTTTTAAAAAGCATGGCTTAAGTAACTCGCTAAGCCATGCTTTATTCTTGCCATCTTTTTATCGCTTTTTAAGCAAGGCCAGAATCAACGTCGTTCAACACAACAACCTGTTCTTGCTGAACTTCAAAATAAAAACAATCGCGGCGGTTGGTATGGCAGGCAGCACCCTGTTGATCTACCAACAAAAGCAGCGTATCGCCATCGCAATCGGCACGCATTGAAACCAATCGTTGCCGATGACCCGAACTTTCACCTTTACGCCAATAGGTTTGGCGCGAACGAGACCAGTAACAAACCTGACCTTCTTTTAGCGTTTCACGAATCGACTGCTCGTTCATCCACGCCATCATCAACACTTCACCTGTATCATGCTGCTGAGCAATGGCAGGAATCAGGCCCTGTTCGTTATATTTTAAAACAGATAAATATTCGTCCAGTGCAATGGCCGAACCCTGACTGAGCTTTTCCCACTCTTTAAACATTGTTATACCTTCTTATCTATAAATTCTTATACAAAACGGTTTAAAAAACATCACTTTCATCGCCAATATAATCGAGCAATAGTTTCGTTAGGCTGTCAGTGTTTTTAAATAATGCTCGATGCGATCAACCGCTTGCTGCAAGCGATCAATACCCACGGTGTAAGCCAAACGAATACAGCTATCAGGATTAGGCCCGCCAAAATCGAGCCCCGGAGTTACAGCTACGCCAGCTTTTTCTAACAAGTCAGCACAAAAGGCTTTGGCATCTTTTGAATAGGCAGAAATATCAATGTACAAATAAAACGCGCCATCAGGGTTGGCTAAAATATTTAATCCTAAAGCAGGTAGTGTTTGCATTAAAAAATCACGGCGGCGTTTTATTTCGGCAACCCGATCAAAACAAAGCTGTTCTACTTCTGGCTGAAAGCCAACGAGCGCAGCTTGCTGTGCTAATACTGGCGACGATAAAAATAAATTTTGCGCAATGCGCTCGCAGGCTTCAACGGCATTTTCTGGTGCAACCAACCAACCCAAACGCCAGCCAGTCATGCCATAAAATTTAGAAAAAGATTGCAACACCCAGCCATCCTGAGTGACTTCCAATA
Proteins encoded in this window:
- the hisI gene encoding phosphoribosyl-AMP cyclohydrolase yields the protein MFKEWEKLSQGSAIALDEYLSVLKYNEQGLIPAIAQQHDTGEVLMMAWMNEQSIRETLKEGQVCYWSRSRQTYWRKGESSGHRQRLVSMRADCDGDTLLLLVDQQGAACHTNRRDCFYFEVQQEQVVVLNDVDSGLA